A single window of Tiliqua scincoides isolate rTilSci1 chromosome 10, rTilSci1.hap2, whole genome shotgun sequence DNA harbors:
- the TEKT2 gene encoding tektin-2 has translation MATLSMKPGQRFTLPDWHTSFDLISTNAQRQRSASHQIRQEARILRNETNNQTKWDEHDNRTRLNERIDCVNRWKEDLDKCLTDIDTEINALTQMKEAAERALQAKNLPLDVAIECLTLRESRRGIEVVRDPAEEELHKEVEVIDTAKKDLQQKIDEAFEQLCLLQEARQQLNMDHRGKMEALEIDRTCTSLSVNSPNISYKVNPTRVPIGSLTPEQWDQYSQYNKDRAEAELKAAADLREAMALTIAQTDNELEAQRVASEFAFRKRIHDLERALDELRWQEKNTLEEIAEMEEDIRRLEEDLRRKVANLKLAHTRLETRTYRPNMELCRDQAQHGLTDEVHQLEGTIAALKQKLAQSQDALDALYKHLYRIQTDIGFKMNSLMLDNKCMDSRRKLTVPAEKFVPEVDTFNRTTNRTLSPLKSRQLELS, from the exons ATGGCCACTCTGAGTATGAAGCCGGGCCAAAGGTTCACCCTCCCGGATTGGCACACCAGCTTCGACCTCATCTCGACCAACGCGCAGCGGCAGCGCTCCGCCTCCCACCAGATCAGGCAGGAGGCGCGGATCCTTCGCAACGAAACAAACAACCAG ACGAAATGGGACGAACATGACAACCGCACGCGTCTGAACGAGCGCATCGACTGTGTCAACCGGTGGAAAGAGGATCTGGATAAATGCCTCACGGACATCGACACGGAAATCAACGCCTTGACCCAA ATGAAGGAGGCCGCGGAGCGTGCACTGCAGGCGAAGAACCTGCCGCTTGATGTGGCTATTGAGTGCCTCACCCTCCGGGAGAGCCGCCGGGGCATTGAGGTGGTGAGGGACCCTGCGGAGGAGGAGCTGCACAAAGAGGTGGAGGTGATCGACACAGCCAAGAAGGACCTGCAGCAAAAAATTGATGAGGCCTTTGAGCAGCTCTG CCTCTTGCAGGAGGCCCGCCAGCAGCTGAATATGGACCACCGTGGGAAAATGGAAGCCCTGGAGATTGACCGGACCTGCACTTCGCTCAGTGTTAACTCGCCCAACATTTCTTACAAAGTCAACCCTACCCGAGTGCCGATTGG ATCCCTCACCCCAGAGCAATGGGACCAGTATAGCCAGTACAACAAGGATCGGGCAGAGGCAGAACTGAAAGCAGCTGCAGACCTGCGGGAAGCGATGGCCCTCACCATTGCCCAG ACCGACAATGAACTGGAAGCTCAGCGCGTGGCCAGCGAATTTGCCTTCAGGAAGAGGATCCACGATTTGGAAAGAGCCCTTGACGAGCTGCGCTGGCAGGAGAAGAAT ACCTTGGAAGAAATTGCTGAAATGGAAGAGGACATCCGGCGCTTGGAGGAAGACCTCCGGAGAAAGGTGGCGAATCTGAAACTGGCCCACACTCGCCTGGAGACCAGGACTTACCGTCCCAACATGGAGCTGTGTCGTGACCAG GCTCAGCATGGATTGACGGATGAGGTTCATCAGCTTGAGGGCACCATCGCTGCTCTGAAGCAGAAGTTGGCGCAGTCACA AGATGCTCTGGATGCTCTCTACAAGCACCTGTACCGCATCCAGACAGACATTGGCTTCAAAATGAACTCCCTGATGCTGGATAACAAGTGCATGGATAGCAGGCGGAAGCTGACCGTCCCTGCAGAGAAGTTTGTGCCCGAGGTGGACACCTTCAACCGGACCACCAACCGTACTCTCTCGCCCCTCAAGAGCCGGCAGCTGGAGCTGTCGTAG